In Deltaproteobacteria bacterium, the genomic stretch TCAACACGAGGCGCGTCGCTGCCGCGGACCGGCCCGCATCGATCCGCGATCTCGCGAGCCCGCGCTGGAAGGGGCAGGCCGCGATGGCGAACCCGCTCTTCGGCACGACGACGATCCACATGGCGGCGCTCTTCACTGCCTGGGGCGACGAGCCGGCGCGCGCGTTCTTGCACGAGGTGAAGGCCAACGACGTCCGGATCGCGAGCTCCAACGGTGAGGTGAAGCGGCTCGTCGCGAGCGGTGAGGTCGCGTTCGGGCTCACCGACACGGACGATGCCGCGGAGGCGGTCAAGGACGGCGCGCCGGTGGCCGTCGTCTATCCGGATCAGGACGCCCTCGGCACGCTCGTCCTGCCGACGGCAGTGGTTCTCATCAAGGGCGGCCCGCACCCGGAGAGCGGCCGGCGCCTCGTCGACGCCTTGCTCGCACCGGTGACGGAGCAGCGGATGGCGGAATCGGCCGCGCACATGCCGCTTCGAGGAGGGCTCACGGCCGGCACGGACGTGCGCGGGCTCGACCGGGTGCGCGCCATGCAAGTCGACTACGCGAGCGTGGCCAGCGCGATGGAGCGCATTCAGCCCTTTCTCCGCGAGTGGGTCGGGCTCTGACGAGCCGCACACAGCAGCAGCTACTCGTCGGGATCGCGGCCCTCGTGCTGCTCGGCGCGGGATTTCTACCGCTCGTCCTGGCCGCGCTGGAGCTGCCGCTGGCTGGCGTGCAGGGGCTCGCGCATGCGCGCGCCGCACTCGCCGCGCCGGCGACCTGGACTCTCCTGGTGCGGTCGCTCGCCCTGGCCGCGTCCGTGACCGGGCTGGCGCTCGCGCTCGGCGTGCCCCTCGCCGCGCTGCTCGCGAAGACGGACGTCGGGGGCCGGCAGGCCGCGTTTCTCGTGCACGCCTTCCCGATGTTCCTACCGCCTTTCTTGCTCGCGCTCGGCTGGTTTCATCTGCTCGGCCGCCGCGGGCTCCTCGGCACGGAAGCGACCTCG encodes the following:
- a CDS encoding extracellular solute-binding protein produces the protein MTWGCLSLLGLAASTCGRGGPGVVAYTSVDQVVSEPIFRTFEAQSGVAVHAVFDTEETKSTGVLNRLLAEAQSPRADVFWSGDPVRPFILIARGLVEPYVSPNAAGIPAPFKASDGAWTGFAARARILLVNTRRVAAADRPASIRDLASPRWKGQAAMANPLFGTTTIHMAALFTAWGDEPARAFLHEVKANDVRIASSNGEVKRLVASGEVAFGLTDTDDAAEAVKDGAPVAVVYPDQDALGTLVLPTAVVLIKGGPHPESGRRLVDALLAPVTEQRMAESAAHMPLRGGLTAGTDVRGLDRVRAMQVDYASVASAMERIQPFLREWVGL